One genomic segment of Actinoplanes ianthinogenes includes these proteins:
- a CDS encoding CoA-transferase subunit beta, which translates to MSQADVCVVACAEAWRGDGAVLASTTGVVPRLGARLAQLTFAPDLLLTDGEATLLHDDEPEGWLPYRAVFGVVAAGTRHVMMGASQLDRFGNQNISCIGDWHRPTRQLLGVRGAPGNTVNHTTSYWVPRHEPRVFVEHVDMVSGIGHDRGAAEIRVVVTNLAVLDFATPDRSMRLRSVHPGVSVAEVQAATGFPLTVPAFVEVTREPTPAELEIIEHLDPDGLR; encoded by the coding sequence GTGAGCCAAGCTGACGTTTGCGTGGTGGCGTGCGCGGAGGCCTGGCGCGGGGACGGCGCGGTGCTGGCCTCGACGACCGGCGTCGTCCCCCGGCTCGGCGCGCGCCTCGCCCAGCTCACCTTCGCTCCGGACCTGCTGCTCACCGACGGCGAGGCGACCCTGCTCCACGACGACGAGCCGGAGGGATGGCTGCCCTACCGCGCGGTGTTCGGCGTGGTCGCGGCCGGCACCCGGCACGTCATGATGGGCGCGAGCCAGCTCGACCGCTTCGGCAACCAGAACATCTCCTGCATCGGCGACTGGCACCGGCCGACCCGCCAGCTGCTCGGCGTGCGCGGCGCGCCGGGCAACACCGTCAACCACACCACCAGCTACTGGGTGCCCCGGCACGAACCGCGCGTCTTCGTCGAGCACGTCGACATGGTGTCCGGGATCGGTCACGACCGGGGCGCCGCCGAGATCCGGGTGGTGGTGACGAACCTGGCCGTGCTCGACTTCGCCACCCCGGACCGCTCGATGCGACTGCGTTCGGTGCACCCCGGGGTGTCGGTGGCAGAAGTCCAGGCCGCCACCGGGTTTCCGCTGACCGTGCCCGCTTTCGTCGAGGTCACCCGGGAGCCGACGCCCGCGGAACTGGAGATCATCGAGCACCTCGACCCGGACGGCCTGCGGTGA
- a CDS encoding NAD(P)H-dependent flavin oxidoreductase has product MRTRLTELLGCPYPIVQTGMGYVAGAGLVAATSAAGGFGIVASATMTLDQLRDTVRKIRARTDAPFGVNLRADAPDATDKINLLVREQVRLASFALAPNRDLLRRCADGGVLTMPSVGARRHAEKVAAWGADAVLVQGGEGGGHTGPVPTTLLVPQVVDAVDLPVVAAGGFFDGRGLVAALAYGASGIAMGTRFLLTSDSPVALDVKRRYLAADVTGTVVTTRIDGVPHRVLRTPLVDALERSGRIRSLLRAIRSATSFRRESGLSWPDLLRAARTAHHNRSWSQTLMAANTPAMLHASMVEGRPSGVMSAGQVTGLIDDLPSCAELIDRIMADADARLAALAHLR; this is encoded by the coding sequence GTGAGGACCCGGCTCACCGAGTTGCTCGGCTGTCCGTATCCGATCGTGCAGACCGGTATGGGTTACGTGGCCGGCGCCGGCCTGGTCGCGGCCACCTCGGCGGCCGGCGGCTTCGGCATCGTCGCCTCCGCCACGATGACCCTCGACCAGCTCCGCGACACCGTCCGCAAGATCCGCGCCCGCACCGATGCCCCGTTCGGCGTCAACCTCCGCGCCGACGCCCCGGATGCCACCGACAAGATCAATCTTTTGGTACGCGAACAGGTCCGTCTCGCCTCGTTCGCCCTCGCCCCGAACCGCGATCTGCTCCGCCGCTGCGCCGACGGCGGCGTGCTCACGATGCCGTCGGTGGGCGCCCGCCGCCACGCCGAAAAGGTGGCCGCCTGGGGCGCCGACGCCGTCCTGGTCCAGGGTGGCGAGGGCGGCGGGCACACCGGCCCGGTCCCGACCACGCTCCTGGTGCCGCAGGTCGTGGACGCGGTCGATCTCCCGGTGGTGGCGGCCGGCGGCTTCTTCGACGGGCGCGGCCTGGTCGCCGCGCTCGCCTACGGGGCGTCCGGCATCGCCATGGGCACCCGGTTCCTGCTCACGTCGGACAGCCCGGTCGCCCTGGACGTCAAGCGCCGATACCTGGCCGCCGACGTCACCGGCACGGTGGTCACCACCCGCATCGACGGCGTCCCGCACCGCGTCCTGCGCACCCCGCTGGTGGACGCCCTGGAACGTTCCGGCCGGATCAGATCCCTGCTCCGCGCGATCCGCAGCGCCACCTCGTTCCGCCGCGAGTCCGGTCTGTCCTGGCCCGACCTGCTGCGAGCCGCCCGAACCGCCCACCACAACCGGTCCTGGTCCCAGACCTTGATGGCCGCAAACACCCCGGCGATGCTGCACGCGTCGATGGTCGAGGGCCGCCCGTCCGGCGTGATGTCCGCCGGCCAGGTCACCGGCCTGATCGACGACCTCCCGTCCTGCGCCGAACTGATCGACCGCATCATGGCCGACGCCGACGCCCGCCTGGCCGCCCTCGCCCACCTCCGGTGA
- a CDS encoding acetyl-CoA C-acyltransferase produces the protein MESAYLVSAVRTPVARRGGGLSGVHPADLAGQTIAALLDRAGADPAAIDDVVLGCVDTLGPQSGDIARTAWLAAGLPEHVPGVTVDRQCGSGQQAVHFAAQAVMSGTADLVVAGGVQSMSQVPIGSAMAPAGPYAGSAGWAARYGDSEVDQFRSADAIAATWGLSRGELEEWALTSHRRAVQAIDEGRFRAEIVPIGIDQGPSRTGIAPSGADESRRPAGIAPVGVDEGPRRDTSAERMAALAPLRPGGVTTAATASQLADGAAALLVASDRALRSHGLRPRAVIRHLSARGGDPVLMLTAPIEATAHALARAGLRLADIDRFEVNEAFASVLLAWLRETGADPARVNVNGGAIALGHPLGATGARLLTGLLHELERCAGRYGLLTMCEGGGQANVTVIERL, from the coding sequence GTGGAATCGGCATACCTCGTGTCGGCGGTCCGCACCCCGGTCGCCCGACGCGGCGGCGGCCTGTCCGGGGTGCATCCGGCCGACCTGGCCGGGCAGACCATCGCGGCCCTGCTCGACCGCGCGGGTGCCGACCCGGCGGCGATCGACGACGTGGTGCTCGGCTGCGTCGACACGCTCGGTCCGCAGTCCGGCGACATCGCCCGGACCGCCTGGCTCGCGGCCGGGCTGCCCGAGCACGTGCCGGGGGTGACCGTCGACCGGCAGTGCGGGTCCGGCCAGCAGGCCGTGCATTTCGCGGCGCAGGCGGTGATGAGCGGGACGGCGGACCTGGTCGTGGCCGGTGGGGTGCAGAGCATGAGCCAGGTGCCGATCGGCAGCGCGATGGCGCCCGCCGGGCCCTACGCCGGCTCCGCCGGGTGGGCGGCGCGTTACGGGGACTCGGAGGTCGACCAGTTCCGCAGCGCGGACGCCATCGCCGCCACGTGGGGCCTGTCCCGTGGGGAGCTGGAGGAGTGGGCCCTGACCAGCCATCGGCGGGCGGTCCAGGCGATCGACGAGGGCCGCTTCCGGGCCGAGATCGTGCCGATCGGCATCGACCAGGGCCCGTCCCGGACCGGGATCGCGCCGTCCGGTGCCGACGAGTCCCGGCGCCCGGCCGGGATCGCGCCGGTCGGCGTCGATGAGGGTCCCCGCCGGGACACGAGCGCCGAGCGGATGGCCGCGTTGGCTCCGCTGCGGCCCGGCGGTGTCACCACCGCCGCGACCGCGAGCCAGCTCGCCGACGGCGCCGCGGCCCTGCTGGTCGCGTCGGACCGGGCACTGCGCTCGCATGGCCTGCGGCCGCGGGCCGTCATCCGGCACCTGTCCGCCCGTGGCGGCGATCCGGTCCTGATGCTGACCGCACCGATCGAGGCCACGGCACACGCCCTGGCCAGAGCCGGTCTGCGCCTGGCCGACATCGACCGTTTCGAGGTCAACGAGGCCTTCGCCAGCGTGCTCCTCGCCTGGCTGCGCGAAACCGGCGCGGATCCGGCCCGGGTCAACGTCAACGGCGGCGCGATCGCCCTCGGGCACCCCCTCGGGGCCACCGGCGCCCGTCTGCTCACCGGCCTGCTCCACGAGCTGGAACGCTGCGCCGGCCGCTACGGCCTCCTGACCATGTGCGAGGGCGGTGGCCAAGCCAACGTCACCGTCATCGAACGCCTCTGA
- a CDS encoding acyl-CoA dehydrogenase family protein — protein sequence MHVGYTPEQEKLRQELRAYFAGLMTPELRAALTDDDGEYGDGEAYRAVVRQLGRDGWLALGWPVEHGGGGRSRVDQLIFADEAAMAGVPVPFLTIYTVGPTIARHGSPEQRAELLPRIAAGEAHFSIGYSEPEAGTDLAALRTRAVRDGDDYVINGQKMWTSLIRYADFVWLACRTDQDAPRHRGLSILVVPTDAPGFSWTPVRTVAGPTTSATYYADVRVPVSARVGAENAGWQLITDQLNHERVALTSAAPLRRSLDEVTEWAVETGAIEREWVRLHLARVHAKTEVLKLLNWRVAAGGDDSPGAVRASAGKVYGTELAVEAYRLLMEVLGPAATIRGGAPGALLHGRIERMHRASLILTFGGGANEVQRDIIAAGALQLPVTR from the coding sequence ATGCACGTGGGATACACGCCGGAGCAGGAGAAGCTCCGCCAGGAGCTGCGGGCCTATTTCGCCGGTCTGATGACGCCGGAGTTGCGCGCCGCGCTCACCGACGACGACGGTGAGTACGGGGACGGCGAGGCGTACCGGGCGGTGGTCCGGCAGCTGGGCCGGGACGGCTGGCTGGCACTGGGCTGGCCGGTCGAGCACGGCGGCGGCGGGCGGTCCCGCGTCGACCAGCTGATCTTCGCCGACGAGGCAGCCATGGCCGGGGTGCCGGTGCCGTTCCTGACCATCTACACGGTCGGGCCGACCATCGCCCGGCACGGCTCCCCCGAGCAGCGGGCCGAGCTGCTGCCCCGGATCGCGGCCGGGGAGGCGCACTTCTCGATCGGCTACTCGGAGCCGGAGGCCGGCACCGACCTCGCGGCGCTGCGCACCCGGGCGGTCCGCGACGGCGACGACTACGTGATCAACGGGCAGAAGATGTGGACCAGCCTGATCCGGTACGCCGATTTCGTCTGGCTGGCCTGCCGCACCGATCAGGACGCGCCCCGGCACCGGGGCCTGTCGATCCTGGTGGTGCCGACCGACGCGCCCGGCTTCTCCTGGACGCCGGTGCGCACGGTGGCCGGGCCGACCACCAGCGCGACCTACTACGCCGACGTGCGGGTGCCGGTGTCGGCGCGGGTCGGCGCGGAGAACGCGGGCTGGCAGCTGATCACCGACCAGCTCAACCACGAGCGGGTCGCGCTCACCTCGGCCGCCCCGCTGCGCCGCTCGCTCGACGAGGTCACCGAGTGGGCCGTCGAGACCGGGGCGATCGAGCGGGAGTGGGTGCGGCTGCACCTGGCCCGGGTGCACGCCAAGACCGAGGTGCTCAAGCTGCTGAACTGGCGGGTGGCGGCCGGCGGGGACGATTCGCCCGGCGCGGTGCGCGCCTCGGCCGGCAAGGTGTACGGCACCGAGCTGGCCGTGGAGGCGTATCGGCTGCTCATGGAGGTGCTCGGCCCGGCCGCCACGATCCGCGGCGGTGCGCCCGGCGCACTGCTGCACGGCCGGATCGAGCGGATGCACCGGGCGTCGCTGATCCTCACCTTCGGCGGCGGCGCGAACGAGGTGCAGCGCGACATCATCGCGGCCGGCGCGCTCCAGCTGCCGGTCACAAGATAG
- a CDS encoding acyl-CoA dehydrogenase family protein yields MDFTLSDEATGLATLTRDLAASGRPLWPALAEAGVLAAALPERAGGDGCGLIEQCAILIELGRAAADVPYLPSIVGAASAIARFGTDEEVATWAVPAGRGRVVLTSEQAPGGPDIAAWLAQHTTIGGPEVAAWLAAHTTVGVCATQLGVVERALEMTAGHARSRTQFGRPIGSFQAVSQRLADAYIDVEALRLALWQAACEPDRATVATAGFWAAEAGHRVLHTAVHVHGGVGLDLDYPLHRYFLAAKHHEFLLGGATRQLLALADTTVPVRR; encoded by the coding sequence ATGGACTTCACCCTCAGCGACGAGGCGACCGGTCTCGCCACGCTCACCCGCGACCTGGCCGCGTCCGGTCGCCCCCTCTGGCCGGCGCTCGCCGAGGCCGGTGTGCTCGCCGCCGCGCTGCCGGAACGAGCGGGCGGCGACGGCTGCGGCCTGATCGAGCAGTGCGCGATCCTGATCGAACTGGGTCGCGCCGCCGCCGACGTGCCCTACCTCCCGTCGATCGTCGGCGCGGCGTCGGCCATCGCCCGGTTCGGCACCGACGAGGAGGTCGCCACCTGGGCCGTCCCGGCCGGACGCGGCAGGGTCGTGCTGACCTCGGAGCAGGCACCCGGCGGCCCGGACATCGCCGCCTGGCTCGCCCAGCACACCACCATCGGCGGCCCGGAGGTCGCCGCCTGGCTCGCCGCGCACACCACGGTCGGCGTCTGCGCGACCCAACTCGGCGTCGTCGAACGCGCCCTGGAGATGACCGCCGGGCACGCCCGCTCGCGGACCCAGTTCGGCCGCCCGATCGGCTCCTTCCAGGCCGTCTCGCAGCGCCTCGCCGACGCCTACATCGACGTCGAGGCCTTGCGCCTGGCCCTCTGGCAGGCGGCTTGCGAGCCGGACCGGGCCACCGTCGCCACCGCCGGATTCTGGGCCGCCGAGGCCGGCCACCGCGTCCTGCACACCGCCGTCCACGTGCACGGCGGCGTGGGCCTGGATCTCGACTACCCGCTGCACCGCTACTTCCTGGCCGCGAAGCACCACGAGTTCCTCCTGGGCGGCGCGACCCGGCAGTTGCTGGCCCTGGCCGACACCACCGTTCCCGTTCGGAGGTAA
- a CDS encoding TIGR03619 family F420-dependent LLM class oxidoreductase encodes MKFSLGIALSPLDQLIDLARTAEECGFASIALPDSLFYSEEVSAKYPYTPDGSRFWTAETPWSDPLVTAAALGAATSRIRFYTQVLKLGPRNPVLLARQVGSVAHLTGNRFGLGVGLGWSPEESLWCGAPFEDRGARGDEAIDVLKLILGGGMVEYHGKHFDFGRLQMSPAPTAPVPIYVGGHAEAALRRAARVGDGWSSAMMRFDDLRATIDRLAVLRGEYGRAGQPFEIQAVCIDRFGPDGFRQQAEAGVTDAIVVPWRFYGTGFDGDLNAKRDGLRRFADEVISRFT; translated from the coding sequence ATGAAGTTCAGCCTCGGCATCGCGCTCAGCCCCCTCGACCAGCTCATCGACCTGGCGCGGACCGCCGAGGAGTGCGGCTTCGCGTCCATCGCCCTGCCCGACTCGCTCTTCTACTCCGAGGAGGTGAGCGCGAAGTATCCGTACACGCCGGACGGCAGCCGGTTCTGGACCGCGGAGACGCCCTGGTCGGACCCGCTCGTCACGGCCGCCGCGCTCGGTGCGGCCACGTCGCGGATCCGGTTCTACACGCAGGTGCTCAAGCTCGGCCCGCGCAACCCGGTGCTGCTGGCCCGGCAGGTCGGCTCGGTGGCCCACCTGACCGGCAACCGTTTCGGCCTCGGGGTCGGGCTCGGCTGGTCGCCGGAGGAGTCGCTGTGGTGCGGCGCGCCGTTCGAGGACCGGGGTGCCCGCGGCGATGAGGCTATCGACGTACTCAAATTGATTCTTGGGGGTGGCATGGTCGAGTATCACGGGAAGCACTTCGATTTCGGCCGCCTCCAGATGAGTCCGGCACCCACCGCCCCGGTCCCGATCTATGTGGGTGGGCATGCGGAGGCGGCGCTGCGCCGCGCCGCCCGGGTCGGCGACGGCTGGTCGTCGGCGATGATGCGGTTCGACGACCTGCGTGCCACGATCGACCGTCTGGCCGTCCTGCGCGGCGAGTACGGCCGCGCCGGCCAGCCCTTCGAGATCCAGGCGGTGTGCATCGACCGCTTCGGACCGGACGGTTTCCGGCAGCAGGCCGAGGCCGGGGTGACCGACGCGATCGTGGTGCCGTGGCGGTTCTACGGCACCGGCTTCGACGGCGACCTGAACGCCAAGCGCGACGGCCTGCGCCGCTTCGCCGACGAGGTGATCTCCCGGTTCACCTGA
- a CDS encoding transcriptional regulator, translating into MADMSEALPHPAVGLDDVIHQRVRLGVLVMLAEIPEVAFATLRTELRLTDGNLNRHVQVLVDAGLVTLTKGYEGNRPRTWVKLTRDGRRALRAELAALEQLTARLKAADLDEPSP; encoded by the coding sequence ATGGCTGACATGAGCGAGGCGCTGCCACACCCCGCTGTCGGGCTCGACGACGTCATCCATCAACGGGTGCGCCTGGGCGTGCTCGTCATGCTGGCCGAGATACCCGAGGTCGCCTTCGCCACCCTGCGGACCGAGCTGCGACTCACCGACGGCAACCTCAACCGGCACGTGCAGGTCCTGGTGGACGCCGGCCTGGTCACCCTGACCAAGGGCTACGAGGGCAATCGGCCACGCACCTGGGTCAAGCTCACCCGCGACGGCCGCCGCGCCCTGCGCGCCGAGCTGGCCGCGCTGGAGCAGCTCACCGCCCGCCTCAAGGCCGCGGACCTGGACGAGCCCAGCCCGTGA
- a CDS encoding sulfotransferase family protein translates to MRSTRTDVGTVADLHASATRLTGLDDFGADDYREGMGVLLRAYAKQATLTPDGSRMSRGLVRAALVSRLLSEAAWKQFPEHASVPIVRPVFVTGLPRTGTTALHRLLAADPAHQGLELWLTEAPQPRPPRESWDENPVYAMLRDGYARADPSLLGAHYIAADQVEECWRLLRQSMMSVSFECLAHVPEYSAWLAGQDWTGAYLRHRRNLQLIGLHDRERRWVLKNPSHLFALDALLAAYPDAVVIQTHRAPRTVIASVCSLNARACAGWSPLFRGEVLGRAQVALWSRGLRTFAVDRARHDPAHFIDVDYDDLTSDPQGTVEMIYDRLGAPPPPVATAPPRGPAHRYDLADFGLTAAEVDAAFTGWARPGPRP, encoded by the coding sequence ATGCGCAGCACGCGCACCGACGTCGGCACCGTGGCGGATCTGCACGCGTCGGCGACCCGGCTGACGGGACTCGACGACTTCGGGGCGGACGACTATCGCGAGGGCATGGGAGTGCTGCTCCGGGCGTACGCGAAGCAAGCCACCCTGACCCCGGACGGCAGCAGGATGAGCAGGGGCCTGGTGCGCGCAGCGCTGGTGTCACGGCTGCTCAGCGAGGCGGCGTGGAAACAGTTCCCGGAGCATGCCTCCGTGCCGATCGTGCGGCCGGTCTTCGTCACCGGGCTGCCGCGGACCGGGACGACCGCGCTGCATCGGCTGCTCGCCGCGGACCCGGCGCACCAGGGTCTGGAACTGTGGCTGACCGAGGCGCCGCAGCCGCGGCCGCCGCGGGAGTCGTGGGACGAGAATCCGGTCTACGCGATGCTGCGCGACGGCTATGCGCGGGCGGATCCGTCGCTGCTGGGGGCGCATTACATCGCGGCTGATCAGGTCGAGGAGTGCTGGCGGCTGTTGCGGCAGTCGATGATGTCGGTGTCGTTCGAGTGCCTGGCTCACGTGCCGGAATATTCGGCGTGGCTGGCCGGGCAGGATTGGACGGGCGCCTATCTCCGGCATCGGCGGAATCTGCAACTGATCGGGTTGCACGATCGGGAACGCCGGTGGGTGCTGAAGAATCCGAGTCACCTGTTCGCGCTGGATGCGCTGCTCGCGGCCTATCCGGACGCGGTGGTGATCCAGACGCATCGGGCGCCGCGGACGGTGATCGCGTCGGTGTGCAGCCTCAACGCGCGGGCGTGCGCCGGATGGTCGCCGCTGTTCCGGGGCGAGGTGCTCGGGCGGGCGCAGGTGGCGTTGTGGTCGCGGGGGTTGCGGACGTTCGCCGTGGACCGGGCCCGCCACGACCCGGCCCACTTCATCGACGTCGACTACGACGACCTGACGTCCGACCCTCAGGGGACGGTCGAGATGATCTACGACCGGCTGGGGGCGCCACCGCCCCCGGTGGCCACGGCTCCGCCGAGAGGACCGGCGCATCGGTACGACCTGGCCGACTTCGGCCTGACCGCGGCGGAGGTGGACGCGGCGTTCACGGGCTGGGCTCGTCCAGGTCCGCGGCCTTGA
- a CDS encoding SDR family oxidoreductase, with the protein MLADKVVVIAGVGPGLGQALAVRAAHHGADVVLAARTESYLTEVAGKVTAAGRRALVMPADLTDDDASAALAEAALAEFGRVDGLVNNAFAMPPMRSLGKVGLDDLRSSFEVNVLAALRLTRLLTPALVESGGAVVMVNSAVLRHSRRPFGPYKLAKAGLLAVAQNLASELGPRGVRVNSVAPGWIWADSLRLWFDYQAAQREVPPQQIYDEIAATVDLRRLPEPDEVADAALFLLSGLARGITGQCLDVNCGEFHH; encoded by the coding sequence GTGCTCGCCGACAAGGTCGTCGTGATCGCCGGGGTCGGGCCCGGCCTGGGGCAGGCGCTCGCGGTGCGGGCCGCTCACCACGGCGCCGACGTGGTGCTCGCCGCCCGCACCGAGTCCTACCTGACCGAGGTGGCCGGGAAGGTGACCGCGGCCGGCCGCCGCGCCCTGGTGATGCCGGCCGACCTCACCGACGACGACGCGAGCGCGGCCCTGGCCGAGGCCGCTCTCGCCGAGTTCGGCCGGGTGGACGGGCTGGTCAACAACGCGTTCGCGATGCCGCCGATGCGCAGCCTCGGCAAGGTCGGCCTGGACGACCTGCGGTCGAGCTTCGAGGTGAACGTGCTCGCGGCACTGCGCCTGACCCGGCTGCTGACCCCGGCCCTGGTCGAGTCCGGTGGCGCGGTCGTGATGGTCAACTCGGCGGTGCTGCGGCACTCCCGGCGGCCGTTCGGGCCGTACAAGCTGGCGAAGGCGGGACTGCTCGCGGTCGCCCAGAACCTGGCGAGTGAGCTCGGACCGCGGGGTGTGCGGGTCAACTCGGTGGCGCCCGGCTGGATCTGGGCGGACAGCCTGCGCCTGTGGTTCGACTACCAGGCCGCGCAGCGCGAGGTGCCGCCACAGCAGATCTACGACGAGATCGCCGCGACCGTCGACCTGCGCCGGCTGCCCGAGCCGGACGAGGTGGCCGACGCCGCGTTGTTCCTGCTCTCCGGGCTCGCCCGGGGCATCACCGGGCAGTGCCTGGACGTCAACTGCGGCGAGTTCCACCACTGA